In Sphingobacterium thalpophilum, a genomic segment contains:
- a CDS encoding multicopper oxidase family protein, with product MNRYNKIPIRILQTVLILLCTQTLFAQRVVHYELYVKDTLVNYAGKQKRAIAVNGQIPMPTLTFTEGDTAEIVVHNQLKESTSLHWHGVFLPNKEDGVPWLTQKPIAPGTTYTYRFPIIQHGTHWYHSHSGLQEQIGMYGSFIMKKRSDDKTFRKGIDDLPTVPIILSEWTNLNPDNINRMLHNANDWAAIKKGATQSYVEAIKEGKLGVKVKNEWKRMLAMDVSDVYYDKILINGSHSTDLKTIDGKKLKAGDKVRLRVSNGGASSYFWLRYAGGKITVVANDGNDVEPVEVDRLIIAVSETYDVVVTIPEDGLAYEFLATTEDRTQSASYFIGNGVKQLISPLPRLKYFEGMKMMNDMMKMNGDLDDMGMKMSLNQMDMNVVMYPEITGEAGKKADHSKHGGMNMDNDPNRYNANALGDIVTLNYAMLKSPYNTTLPKDAPVKDIKFTLTGNMNRYVWSMDNRVLSETDKIPVKKGEVLRITIYNNSMMRHPMHLHGFDFRVLNGKGENAPMKNIIDIMPMETDTIEFAANEEGDWFFHCHILYHMMSGMNRVFAVGDYQNPYLPDKAKSYKALQRESNMPHFMAQNDFATNGNDGMAMLQNTRWNLSSEWRLGYNDMHGYEVETHLGRYLGKMQWFMPFVGFDWRYRKMGIDEHETNLFGQKNEKDTRRAVSLGFVYTLPMLVNFQAEVYHDGIVRLALMREDIPITKRLRGGFMVNTDFEYMGELSYILNKNIGIRTHYDSDMGWGVGLALTY from the coding sequence ATGAACAGATATAATAAAATACCTATAAGAATTTTGCAAACAGTGCTGATACTGCTTTGCACGCAAACGCTGTTTGCACAGAGAGTGGTGCATTACGAGCTGTATGTAAAAGATACGCTTGTCAACTATGCAGGTAAGCAAAAAAGGGCAATTGCCGTAAACGGGCAAATCCCCATGCCCACCCTTACCTTTACCGAGGGCGACACTGCCGAAATAGTGGTGCACAACCAATTGAAAGAAAGCACATCACTTCACTGGCATGGTGTGTTCCTGCCCAATAAAGAAGACGGTGTGCCCTGGCTTACACAAAAACCCATCGCACCGGGCACAACCTACACCTACCGTTTTCCGATTATCCAGCATGGTACGCACTGGTACCATTCCCACTCAGGATTGCAGGAGCAGATTGGCATGTACGGAAGTTTTATCATGAAGAAAAGAAGCGATGATAAGACATTCAGAAAAGGAATTGACGATTTGCCGACCGTTCCAATTATATTAAGTGAGTGGACAAATCTTAACCCCGATAATATCAACCGTATGCTACACAATGCAAATGATTGGGCGGCCATTAAGAAAGGCGCAACACAATCATATGTTGAAGCTATTAAGGAGGGAAAATTAGGGGTAAAGGTAAAAAACGAGTGGAAGCGGATGCTGGCGATGGATGTCAGTGACGTTTACTATGATAAAATCCTAATAAATGGTAGCCATAGCACCGATTTGAAAACAATTGATGGTAAAAAGCTAAAAGCAGGCGACAAAGTCAGATTGCGTGTTTCCAATGGAGGGGCGTCTTCATATTTCTGGCTACGGTATGCTGGAGGAAAAATTACAGTAGTAGCGAATGATGGGAATGATGTTGAGCCTGTAGAGGTGGACAGGTTAATCATTGCCGTATCGGAAACCTATGATGTGGTCGTTACCATCCCCGAAGACGGATTGGCGTATGAGTTTTTAGCGACTACCGAGGACAGGACACAATCGGCAAGCTACTTTATTGGTAACGGTGTCAAACAGCTTATTTCTCCGCTGCCACGACTGAAGTATTTCGAGGGGATGAAGATGATGAACGACATGATGAAGATGAACGGCGATTTGGACGATATGGGCATGAAGATGAGCCTGAACCAAATGGATATGAACGTGGTCATGTACCCCGAAATAACAGGGGAAGCGGGAAAGAAAGCAGACCACAGCAAGCACGGGGGTATGAATATGGACAACGACCCCAACCGTTATAATGCAAATGCTTTGGGAGATATTGTTACCTTAAACTATGCCATGCTCAAATCTCCCTACAATACCACGCTTCCCAAAGATGCGCCCGTAAAGGACATAAAATTTACCCTTACCGGGAATATGAACCGCTACGTTTGGAGCATGGACAACAGGGTACTTTCTGAAACGGACAAAATACCCGTTAAGAAAGGCGAAGTACTGCGCATCACCATTTATAACAACTCCATGATGCGCCACCCGATGCACCTGCATGGATTTGATTTCCGGGTACTGAACGGCAAAGGTGAAAATGCACCTATGAAAAATATCATTGATATTATGCCGATGGAAACGGACACCATCGAGTTTGCCGCCAATGAGGAGGGCGATTGGTTCTTTCACTGCCACATCCTGTACCACATGATGTCGGGGATGAACAGAGTGTTTGCCGTAGGCGATTACCAAAATCCCTACCTGCCTGATAAGGCTAAATCATATAAGGCATTACAGCGGGAAAGCAATATGCCCCATTTCATGGCACAGAATGATTTCGCCACTAATGGTAATGACGGTATGGCAATGCTGCAAAACACAAGATGGAACTTGAGTTCGGAATGGCGTTTAGGTTACAATGATATGCACGGCTATGAAGTAGAAACCCATTTGGGCAGATACTTGGGGAAAATGCAATGGTTTATGCCCTTTGTGGGATTTGACTGGCGTTACCGTAAAATGGGAATAGACGAACACGAAACAAACTTATTCGGACAAAAGAATGAAAAGGATACACGCCGGGCTGTGAGCTTAGGTTTTGTGTACACCTTACCTATGCTCGTTAATTTTCAGGCAGAGGTTTATCACGATGGTATTGTAAGGCTGGCGCTGATGCGTGAGGATATTCCCATCACCAAAAGGTTAAGGGGCGGCTTTATGGTCAACACAGACTTTGAATATATGGGAGAACTTAG
- a CDS encoding heavy metal translocating P-type ATPase, producing the protein MKKYTCPMHPQVLKDEPGKCPLCGMALVPVGGSSVSHVQKSGHGHSGHSHHNQARDSFNKHEGHHTGDFLARFWISLVITIPILLLSHMIQQWLGFSLAFNGDKYVLLALGTVIYSYGGLPFLKGMIGEVNAKAIGMMTLVAIAISVAYVYSVAVVFGLQGMDFFWELATLIDIMLLGHWLEMRSQMAASRALQSLVALLPNDVTVERNGEVVKIKLEDLQSGETAIIKPGEKIPADGLVLEGLSYINESMLTGESIPVKKEKDGKVIAGSINGDGALKVKVTAVGKDSYLNRVINLVQEAQATKSNTQNLADKVAKWLTFIAIAVGIGTFAYWYASSGDIAFALERMVTVMVTACPHALGVAIPLVVAISTTLSATNGLLIRNRTAFETTRKLSTVIFDKTGTLTKGSHAVEKVIPLTDEYNADEVIQYAAAVQQNSEHHIAKGIMATLKEKSLALWKSENFSYMQGIGVKGVVNGKNVVAGGPNYFTENHLSLPEIPNEINQEAETVNFVLIDDRVIGIITLADSIREGSAQAIEELKKMGIKSFLLTGDNDRIAAAVAGKLGMDGYLANVLPHNKQEKVKEFQAKGEIVAMTGDGVNDAPALAQADVGIAVGSGTDVAAETADIILVDSDPRDVVKLIDFGKLTYKKMVQNLIWAVGYNVVAIPLAAGVLYPNFVLSPAMGAVLMSVSTIVVAINASFLKIKK; encoded by the coding sequence ATGAAAAAATACACGTGTCCCATGCACCCGCAGGTGCTAAAAGACGAACCAGGCAAATGCCCGCTTTGTGGCATGGCACTGGTTCCAGTTGGCGGTAGCTCAGTTTCTCATGTACAAAAATCAGGACATGGGCATTCCGGGCATTCTCATCATAACCAAGCCAGAGATAGCTTTAACAAACATGAGGGGCATCATACAGGCGATTTTCTCGCTCGTTTTTGGATAAGCCTCGTCATTACAATCCCTATCCTGCTCCTGTCACACATGATACAGCAATGGTTGGGTTTCAGCCTTGCTTTCAATGGAGATAAATATGTGCTGCTGGCATTGGGTACAGTGATTTATAGCTATGGAGGCTTGCCGTTCCTAAAGGGAATGATTGGCGAGGTGAACGCCAAAGCCATAGGGATGATGACACTTGTTGCTATCGCTATATCCGTAGCCTATGTCTATTCCGTAGCCGTTGTATTTGGCTTGCAGGGCATGGACTTCTTTTGGGAACTGGCTACGCTTATCGACATCATGCTGTTAGGGCATTGGCTGGAAATGCGTTCCCAAATGGCTGCTTCACGGGCTTTGCAATCATTGGTTGCTTTGCTGCCTAACGATGTCACGGTGGAGCGAAACGGAGAAGTGGTAAAAATAAAGCTTGAAGACCTGCAAAGCGGTGAAACGGCTATCATAAAACCGGGTGAAAAAATTCCAGCCGATGGATTGGTACTGGAGGGGCTTTCGTATATCAACGAGAGCATGCTTACCGGAGAAAGTATTCCCGTGAAAAAGGAAAAGGACGGAAAGGTCATCGCAGGCTCTATCAATGGCGATGGTGCGCTGAAAGTTAAGGTAACAGCCGTTGGAAAAGACAGCTACCTGAACAGGGTTATCAATCTTGTGCAGGAGGCACAAGCTACTAAGAGCAATACGCAAAACCTTGCGGACAAAGTTGCCAAATGGCTCACCTTTATTGCCATTGCCGTTGGCATAGGCACATTTGCCTATTGGTATGCAAGCAGTGGAGATATTGCCTTTGCGCTTGAAAGAATGGTGACGGTAATGGTAACGGCCTGCCCGCACGCATTGGGCGTGGCTATCCCGTTGGTGGTCGCCATTTCCACAACGCTATCGGCGACCAATGGTCTGCTCATCCGCAACCGCACAGCATTTGAAACCACCCGAAAACTTTCCACTGTCATTTTTGATAAGACCGGAACGCTCACCAAAGGTTCCCATGCCGTAGAAAAGGTTATACCGTTAACAGACGAATATAATGCCGATGAGGTTATCCAGTATGCTGCCGCAGTACAGCAAAATTCGGAACACCATATCGCCAAAGGCATTATGGCTACATTGAAAGAAAAGAGCCTTGCCTTATGGAAGTCTGAAAACTTCAGCTATATGCAGGGCATAGGTGTTAAAGGTGTTGTGAACGGGAAAAATGTCGTAGCTGGCGGCCCGAATTATTTCACCGAAAACCACCTTTCCCTGCCTGAAATTCCAAACGAAATCAATCAAGAGGCCGAAACGGTCAACTTTGTCCTCATTGATGACCGGGTAATCGGCATCATTACTTTGGCAGACAGCATCCGGGAGGGTTCGGCACAGGCGATTGAGGAACTCAAAAAAATGGGCATCAAGTCCTTTCTGCTCACCGGGGACAACGACAGGATTGCTGCTGCCGTAGCCGGAAAATTGGGTATGGACGGGTATTTGGCTAATGTGCTTCCGCACAACAAGCAGGAGAAAGTAAAGGAGTTTCAGGCAAAAGGCGAAATCGTAGCAATGACTGGTGATGGTGTAAATGATGCACCTGCACTGGCACAGGCAGATGTGGGCATTGCCGTGGGTTCCGGTACGGACGTGGCTGCCGAAACAGCGGATATCATATTGGTAGACAGCGACCCGAGGGATGTGGTCAAACTGATTGACTTCGGCAAACTTACCTACAAAAAGATGGTACAGAACCTGATATGGGCGGTTGGCTACAACGTGGTGGCAATACCGCTTGCGGCAGGCGTACTCTATCCGAATTTTGTTTTAAGTCCCGCTATGGGTGCTGTGCTGATGAGTGTAAGCACCATTGTAGTGGCTATTAACGCAAGTTTTTTAAAAATCAAAAAATAA
- a CDS encoding heme-binding domain-containing protein: MTIKKKIILGLAVVLIAIQFFQPLRNQAVEVPATHIERVYAVPQNVKAILVQSCYDCHSNNTHYPWYSRIQPGAWYMAEHIKKGKEELNFSEFGDYSVRRQRNKFRAMAGQVKDGEMPLSSYTLIHRNAVLSPEDKQVLIAWFRTMEDSIK; this comes from the coding sequence ATGACCATAAAGAAGAAAATCATATTGGGGCTGGCTGTCGTCCTGATTGCCATACAGTTCTTTCAGCCCTTACGGAACCAGGCGGTTGAAGTGCCAGCCACCCATATCGAAAGAGTGTACGCCGTACCCCAAAATGTAAAGGCTATCCTTGTTCAGTCCTGTTATGACTGCCATAGCAACAATACCCATTATCCGTGGTACAGCCGTATCCAGCCCGGCGCATGGTACATGGCAGAGCATATAAAAAAGGGGAAAGAGGAACTCAACTTTAGCGAATTTGGCGACTATTCTGTCCGCAGGCAGCGAAACAAGTTCAGGGCTATGGCCGGGCAGGTTAAGGACGGGGAAATGCCGTTGTCATCATACACACTAATTCATCGCAATGCAGTATTGTCACCGGAGGATAAGCAGGTTTTGATAGCGTGGTTTAGGACAATGGAAGACAGCATTAAATAA
- a CDS encoding DUF305 domain-containing protein → MENMQNNHHTGHASGHGAHNSSHASAMYKRFAIMAVVMFGAMYFIMYAMIDGLRNLIPNINNLYMTLLMTSAMLLIELVVMKVMYANRKMNWMIAIFSVAVGIFSWFGIREQINVGDKQFVKGMIPHHAAAILMSEKAKLTDPELIQLQKNILETQAEEIELMKRKLKEFEESK, encoded by the coding sequence ATGGAAAATATGCAGAACAACCACCATACAGGTCATGCTTCAGGGCATGGTGCGCACAATTCAAGCCATGCTTCAGCCATGTACAAACGCTTTGCGATTATGGCTGTCGTAATGTTCGGTGCAATGTATTTTATTATGTACGCTATGATAGACGGGTTGCGCAACCTTATACCCAATATCAACAATTTGTATATGACCCTGCTGATGACTTCGGCAATGTTGCTTATCGAATTAGTGGTAATGAAAGTGATGTACGCTAACAGGAAAATGAACTGGATGATAGCCATATTTTCAGTCGCCGTTGGCATCTTTTCATGGTTTGGTATAAGGGAGCAAATCAATGTGGGGGACAAACAATTTGTAAAAGGTATGATACCCCATCACGCAGCAGCAATATTGATGTCCGAAAAGGCAAAGCTGACCGACCCGGAACTGATACAGTTGCAAAAAAACATACTTGAAACCCAAGCGGAAGAAATTGAATTGATGAAGCGCAAGCTGAAAGAGTTTGAAGAAAGTAAATAA
- a CDS encoding DUF3347 domain-containing protein produces MKSLSKIVMVIAVLLSSINGFAQIKNAKTETVKIYGNCGICKTTIEKAGNVKKVASVDWNKDTKMATLTYDGDKTNQDEILKRIALAGYDSEKFRAPDDVYAKLAGCCQYDRPVKTVAKNKEAGMDMNAGHGNHDHSQMAANKDAAQNQSQLKAVFDNYFSVKDALIKTDAATASAKAAELAASLKAVDMNKLSAEEHTAWMKVMQDLTANAESISKSKDVAKQRSAFAALSGSIYTLAKVSKQDTPVYYQHCPMYNGGKGANWLSKENAVKNPYYGSQMLTCGSTVETIK; encoded by the coding sequence ATGAAATCATTATCAAAAATAGTGATGGTAATCGCCGTATTACTATCATCAATAAACGGCTTCGCACAAATCAAGAATGCGAAAACTGAAACCGTAAAGATTTACGGCAATTGTGGTATATGCAAAACCACCATCGAAAAGGCAGGTAACGTAAAAAAGGTAGCCAGTGTGGACTGGAACAAAGATACCAAGATGGCTACGCTCACCTATGACGGCGACAAAACAAATCAGGATGAAATCCTGAAACGTATCGCTTTGGCTGGTTATGACAGTGAGAAGTTCCGTGCGCCGGATGACGTATATGCTAAACTGGCTGGTTGCTGCCAGTATGATAGACCAGTGAAGACGGTTGCCAAAAACAAGGAGGCGGGAATGGACATGAATGCCGGACATGGCAATCACGACCATAGTCAAATGGCAGCTAACAAAGATGCAGCCCAAAACCAATCACAGCTAAAGGCTGTATTTGACAACTACTTTTCAGTGAAAGATGCTTTGATAAAAACCGATGCGGCGACCGCATCTGCCAAAGCCGCTGAATTGGCTGCATCCCTTAAAGCAGTCGATATGAATAAGCTATCGGCAGAGGAACATACGGCTTGGATGAAAGTGATGCAGGACTTGACCGCCAATGCGGAAAGCATTTCAAAATCAAAAGATGTTGCAAAACAAAGAAGTGCTTTTGCGGCACTTTCGGGAAGCATCTACACACTGGCCAAAGTGTCTAAACAGGATACTCCCGTTTATTACCAGCACTGCCCTATGTACAATGGAGGTAAGGGAGCCAATTGGCTAAGTAAAGAGAATGCTGTTAAAAACCCATATTACGGCTCACAGATGCTTACCTGCGGCAGTACGGTCGAAACCATTAAATAA
- a CDS encoding heavy-metal-associated domain-containing protein — translation MENKQFQFKTNINCGGCIASVKPHLDKAEGICHWEVDTANKDKVLTVKSEGITEQEVISTVQKAGFKIEPLDA, via the coding sequence ATGGAAAATAAACAATTTCAATTCAAGACGAACATCAATTGCGGCGGCTGTATCGCATCTGTAAAGCCGCACTTGGACAAGGCAGAGGGCATCTGCCATTGGGAAGTGGACACGGCCAACAAGGACAAGGTACTTACCGTGAAGTCCGAGGGCATTACCGAGCAGGAAGTAATATCGACCGTGCAAAAGGCAGGCTTCAAAATAGAACCTTTGGATGCCTAA
- a CDS encoding DUF3347 domain-containing protein, producing the protein MKNLTLSIIAVIMAFVTVSCNQASNKNEQSSSDTAVVSQEQSASQPKEDDTVAAPVVSETPSGQEAKATGKEEAKNFSIAPIVTDYLSLKNALASDNDKAAANAGKKLLGTLNKVDMKTIPADKHKEFMEIFESAKENAEHIGENAGKIDHQREHLASLSEDLKDLVSLFGTSQTLYQDHCPMFNDGKGAVWFSENKEIKNPYYGSKMISCGKVQQTINGK; encoded by the coding sequence ATGAAAAATCTAACATTATCAATCATTGCTGTTATCATGGCATTTGTAACAGTATCATGCAATCAGGCATCCAACAAAAACGAGCAGTCTTCAAGTGATACTGCTGTTGTATCACAAGAACAGTCAGCTTCCCAACCAAAAGAGGATGATACGGTAGCTGCGCCCGTTGTGAGTGAAACTCCGAGCGGTCAGGAAGCAAAAGCAACAGGAAAAGAAGAAGCAAAAAACTTTTCTATTGCGCCCATAGTTACCGATTATCTATCATTAAAGAACGCACTTGCTTCAGATAATGACAAAGCTGCCGCCAATGCAGGAAAAAAGCTGTTGGGTACTTTGAATAAGGTGGATATGAAAACTATTCCAGCCGATAAGCATAAAGAGTTTATGGAAATTTTTGAAAGTGCAAAAGAAAATGCCGAGCACATTGGCGAAAATGCTGGGAAGATAGACCACCAAAGAGAACATTTAGCGTCGCTTAGCGAAGATTTGAAAGACCTGGTTAGTTTGTTCGGCACATCACAAACATTGTATCAAGACCATTGCCCGATGTTCAATGACGGGAAAGGAGCTGTTTGGTTCAGCGAAAACAAAGAAATCAAAAATCCTTACTACGGTTCAAAAATGATTAGCTGCGGTAAGGTACAGCAAACAATTAACGGTAAATAA